GGCACAGGAAAGCCTGGACCTGACAGGAAAGGTCGCTCTCGTAACCGGGGCGTCAAAGGGGATAGGGGCGGCGATCGCCAGGATCTACGCGGAGCACGGCGCGATGGTGATGCTCTCCTCGCGCAAGAAGGACGCCCTCGAGGAGACCGCTTCCACCATCGACGGAGAGACCGCCGTCCACGCGGCCCACGCCGGCGACCCTGTCCAGGCGGCCGAGTGCGTAGCGGCGACGATCGGGCATTTCGGAGGGCTCGACATCCTCGTCAACAACGCCGCCACGAACCCCTACTTCGGCCGCGCCATCGACATCGACCTGCCGCGCTTCGACAAGACGGTGGAAGTGAACATGCGTGGGCCTTTCATCTGGACCCAGGAGGCCTGGCGCCAGCGGATGTCGGAGCACGGGGGGAGCGTCATCAACATCTCGTCGATAGGTGGCCTCAGCTTTGGCGGGCCCCTCGGCATCTACGACCTGACCAAGGCTGCCCTCATCCACATGACCAAGCACCTCGCCAGCGAGCTGGGCCCGAAGACGCGGGTGAACGCGATCGCACCCGGTCTTGTGAAGACCGACTTCGCCCGTGCGCTTTGGGAGCCGCAGGGTGAGGAGGTGGACCGCCCCT
This is a stretch of genomic DNA from Acidimicrobiales bacterium. It encodes these proteins:
- a CDS encoding SDR family oxidoreductase — translated: MAQESLDLTGKVALVTGASKGIGAAIARIYAEHGAMVMLSSRKKDALEETASTIDGETAVHAAHAGDPVQAAECVAATIGHFGGLDILVNNAATNPYFGRAIDIDLPRFDKTVEVNMRGPFIWTQEAWRQRMSEHGGSVINISSIGGLSFGGPLGIYDLTKAALIHMTKHLASELGPKTRVNAIAPGLVKTDFARALWEPQGEEVDRPWPLRRLGQPADIARAALFLASDLSSWITGDVLVVDGGAMVS